The genomic window CGActggcaccagttgaccattTGCCGTCATTCGTCTAGGATCATTATCGATACTAGAAGCGGGTAGGTCATTGGCCCAATCCCCGCTGTTTCGTTGACCCACTTGGTATGGcaccaaaaaatgggcgtggccacgcctcATATTGATGTGTTAGTACCCCTTATACTGTGCAACACTTGGGACTGAGGATCGTTGTCGACCtcgttttcttctttagcCCAACGCACGGCGTGTATCTGTACACGCGGTTATGCAAACTTGCGGATATATCCGCCGAGGCGACCCCTCCTCCTGGCATTGGCGTGCGGGTAAAGGAGCTCATTTCAACAGCCCGTCGCCTTTattgttttcttctttaggCTTCCAGACCTCGTAGGCTTAGGGAAACCACTGAGGAACACTTCGTATCTTCTACCAAGCGCTGATATGAAAACCACCATGGATGGATGCTGGTCTTTTgagtgcacatgtgcagtaGGATAGACGCCTGATAGCCTTGGTCGCGGACTACGAGAGCAGGAATGCTATATTGGACGATTTTGTCGGCGAAGCCGAGGCCATAAAGAGAATCAAGCTCTCATGTAAGCGCGTGAGGGTAAACACGAccatccctttgaatgtgatAAGGTGCCACTTTCGTACCAAGCAGGGATATAAACTaattaaaaatcttaaattaaaagatatataagcttataaggtattaatataagaattAAAGTAcctttactttttaaatatatataaaaatactttatatatattaagctatatacctaatataaGGTATATAAAAGGTACTATAAATGAAGTGGGCCCGCTACCTGGCTGGCACCTTatcacattcaaagggatacatAAAGAACGACATTTCGCGCCAGTCGGATTCAATGATTGGTCTATTGTAGACAGAGAGGTTATAACAGAAAGCGTGGCTGAGACTATTAACATCAGCTTCGTTTACGTGCAAGAGCGACCGATATTGTGGCAAATCTGTCGCCCAAGCTGGCTTCAGCAGTTTAATCCTCGCAATAGCCTCCGCGTCAAGGCCCTTAAATGGGTATTATTAGGGCCGACAAATTTACGGGGCAGGTCAGGCGCACAAAACACATAATGGACATGTTGCTGTTAATGTTTCTCTGGTATTACAAAGGCTGGCGGGGGCGGATGTTGTCGTCCAAGCCATCATACATATCTGTGAGCAAGGCCATTACAAATAGTGCTAGTAAGGTCTTGTTGGCTATAGAGTTAGAGAATTATTGGCATAAAAGGCTAGAAGTATAATACAAGGTAGGAAAACAAGCCTGGCATTCCAGGGCGTTTCTTGTAAGTTAGCGGGGCATGCAACGGGGTATAAAAAGTAAACCTAGGATGAGAATTCTATAAAAGAAGCGGAAGCGAGGTcactaataataaaatttgGGCCAGTAATTGACAGATGCTAGCCAAGTTATTCCATGCTAACCTAGTCATTCAAACCTCATAACACCCAAGCAGGAGACCTTTTTCGTCAGAGTAAAAAGGCGGACAGTGATTGGCTAGGAGGATCACCACCCTCCGTTTTCTTCTCACTTTGTTCCTCAAGGCATACTATGCACGGCAATTTAGGCGGCATCCCGCGAAATTCCAACGCCGCGGGTCCCCGCGCGAACCTAGGCTCCCCCCTACCTGTTATTACAACTATCCCAAGTGCATACTTTTAACGCTTGACTATGATCAAAGCCAACGGCTCAGACCAATCGCCCTAACGATTCTGCCAATATAAACCCTAACTGTTTTATTTCTTGGGAACCTTGTATTACgaagcttttttaaattaaagcttatttttattacaAAGCTCCGCCGTGAGGAACAAATAAGAGCGAGCGGTTTTATACCCAACTCTCCGAACTATAATAGGAATCCTAGCCAATTAAAGTCGGGAACCTCGTCACGAAATCCAATACTAACCTGTTACCCATTTTCTTGTCATGCGTGGCAGTGTTACAATTTGCCTTGCATATATTAGTACCGTTTAGGAAACTGCTCTCTCGGCTACAAGTAGCAGTATCGTGCTACAGCAGTCACAACAATACTCCTGCCGCCCAAGATACTAACCCGTATTTTATTTACATATTTATAGACTTTCCTGGCCTCAAGCCATGGCTGTTATTTCGACAACGCACCAACAGCTTTTGTTACTCCCTCTTCCTAATACACTCTGTTGCTCTAATTACGCTTTATTTGTCCCTTAATAAGACGCCATGAAGGCCTTTGCATTGCTCGTGCTAATTTCGGCTTTTGCCCAAGGCagaaaaaataaagataTAAAGAgagcttttttataatattatccttggcctggtacagcccaatactgttttagattttacgcttgcacgatacttgtatcatgcgtgtaattttatttgactacagagcgaaacaattaAACCTTAATCAATAAGCTTACGCTGGCATCCTAGCTGCGGGGGGGCACGGGGGGCCGCAAGGTCCCTCGTTAAGCTATAGAGTTTAGATTGTCTTATTAGATGACGATGGTAGAGGCTGGCTTCTTTATTTCACATCCTTTTTTTCCTAGCTAGTCCTTCTTGCTAGTGTTGCGAGCTCCAGCAACGAGCCAACCGGCTACTACCGCATCCACATTGAGTTACGAGCCTACCCAGATACATGTGTAAAGCTGTCATAATACCCCGCGCTTCTCGGTTTAACCCTGGGCCCAAAATGTTGGTTACCGCCCAACTAATGCCATGCTATGCTTGCTCAGGGGTGGGTTGTGCCACAGGGATATAGTTGTGAAGGTAGAGGATAAATACGGCAGGAGACTCTGTGAGTTGCCAGTCGGATGGGTTACTGGCATCGCCAAACACGGCCAGGGCTCGGGCGACAATCTTGTACCTCCCCGGAGGGGCGTATTGGCCCTTGGCATAAGCACCGTCCCATTCGCCTTCAACGCCTACCGCGTTTCGTGAGGCATAATAACGGGGGAACCCAGCAACTTGACCGATGGATTTGAGCCCGCGAGAGTCCTTGACCATGGAGCTTGGCACGCAGTTCATGGACAGATCCGGAGGCCCTTGCACCGTCGACGTGTCGGTTCCGAGCGGACACAGGTCGAGCGGCACAATGTCCATGAGCACCTGTGGCGAAGCCAGGAGGCTCAGACGGAAGAAGAGATTGCCGCTGAATATTTGGGTAAGCTCCCCAATGCTGGCCGGAGAGCCGGGCCGCTGTCCGGATGGTGGGTCCAGAAAAACGACGCTCGCATTCTTATCAAGGGGGGTGACGTTATTAGGATCGGCCCAACGTACTCTCAAGGTATTAGGATGCAGGCTGGTCGCGGATCGGAGCGAGCCGCTGAGGCCAAGGTAGGGTGCCGTCAGGTTAGTGCCGTCAGAACCAGTGATGGCGACCCAGCCGGACCACAGGGGCAGACGCGAAGCATCAAGCCCCAAGGGCTCCTCAGCCGAGACGTCAACCGTGGCCGACTGTCCCGGGCCCAGGGTAAAGGAGCGTAGGCTTAGTTTAATGTCGGCCGTGGCTTGGGCATGCTCGCCCTGACCGGGCTTGGTGCCGCCTGGGGAGAATGTATACAGCGTCGTGGCCGCCAAGTGGGAGAGTTCGTAACTGACCTCCGACTTGGCCGTGTTGGTGATCTTGAGGCTGATCGGGACTCGATGTTCTGTGTCGTTAAACTCCAGGCCAGCAGGTTCCACGAGAGTCGTCGCGTGCGCAGCCTCCCAGGCGTCAACGAGACCGCCTCCCTGTTGGGCTACAGACATAAATGCGCCGTTGTCTCGCTGCGGCTTCGCCGTTGACATGAGGaggttgttgatgagcaCGCCATTGAAACTACCACCACGTGCCTCGGCGACAAGAGCAGCAATGCCCCCAACAAGAGGCGTAGCATACGACGTGCCCGAGGTGTATGTATACCTGCCATGCTTCTCCGTCACCCAGATTCCCTGACCAGGCGCGATGACGTTGGGTTTGATGCCAAGGTCCCAGGTCGGCCCGTATGCTGAAAGGTATGGCACGGTGTAGTCACTCGCGACCGAGTTGACGGAAACCACACCGTCGCCAGTAGCAGGGGCCATGGCATAGAAAAGACCCTGTTCCTGCATGTTGCCGAGGCCACCAACGCAAGTGACACCACGAGCGGCGATGCGAGacgccaccatggccagcggTCCCTGTGCCCAGCCACTGCCCTGTATGCCGGTCGAGGACACGATGATTTGCGCCCTGTCCTCGTAGGCCTTCAGCCAAcccgccatcatgtcatcCTCTGTTCCCTCAGCAGAACAGTCAAGAACGCGGTAAGCCATCAGCGTCGCGTTGGGCGCCGCGCCGACAAAGCCCTGATCCCTCGAGTATCCAGCCAAGACGCCGGCCACCTCAGTGCCGTGGCCGTAACAGTCCATTGGGTCACCTTTCTCCCCATCCTTGGAGAAGTTGTCTCCAAAGGCAACACGGCAGCCTTTACCGAAGCAGCCACCCAGGGCTGGGTGGGTGTAGTCAATCTGTTGCATGTAGCCTTTAAGTTAGTATACGAAATGCTCGAGACCGTCCGCAGACGACAGAGGCAGCGGGCCGGAAAACCTACACCAGTGTCAACCACGGCAATCTTGATGCCTTGGCCCGAGAACCCCTTCTTGTGCAACTTGTCCACATGCGTCATCAAATGAGGCCAAAGATCGTCGGCTGCACGTTTACCAGCGCCGTGTCGCTGCGTATCCCCCGAATGCAGATTCCCCGCCGCCCCCAGCTTCTGATTCTCTTGCCCGACTTTGACTGCTGGGGTTGACGCTTGTACAGGCCACACGCCTCTGATGCCTTCCAATTCTTCCAGCTCGGCCATTGTCTGCTCGGCCGTGCTTATGCTTTCCAGCTGCACCGAGACGCCGTGGAATACATCCGAGTTGAATTTGTGGCGCACTTGGCCGCCCTTCTCCTGCACATTATTTGCTAGCTGCTCAACGCACACGCTGCTCTCGCACTCAACAATGTAATCATGCACACTGGAAGTACTCGGAGCTTTGGTGCCGGCAACGGCTGTTATAGTGAGCCATGCGAGCGTTGGCAAGGACAGGCGAATCATGGCGTCACCTGTGACAAGATTAAACTGAGATTCCGTAGACACTCGGAGCTGTAAGAGAAGGACGCCGTATCAGTAGTAAAACTAATCCAGAAACTTGTCAGTATTAACCAAGTCTACTAGATTTGTCCTAGACAAGGTCACGACTAGATTATTTATATCTCAAGCGCATTGCCGTCCTCGTTATACGTAACAACGTATAAGCATATCCTTAGGCATAACTTCTCGTTCTATATAGCTCatgtattaatataatactattacCCTGGGTGGGCTATTAGCGGTTGCATCTATATTGCAATATACCTATCACTTATTACAACATGTCAGCTTGCTTTTCGCTTCAAACCATGGGTGTGCTTTCATGGTATACTGAACGGTTTATTCGGAAATTATATGGCGTCTTTTTCCTAGCACCCCTACAAAGGTTCGCTGTAGAAAATTATGGGATAATAAAGGCAGCTGCTGTAACGGGCTGGGCCGTTGAGATGCAATCGGCTGACGCCAATACAATAACGCCACCAAATAAAGGTCTCATAATTTGCCCCTGAATATAAATTATGTAAATAGGTAGCTAGCTTATTAAGAGCTTTTAGTTCTTCTCTtctataatataattaatttgTTAGTTTGTAATACGCTTCTGGCTGAATAAGCCCCGTGCCCTTATAGCTGCTTCATGAGTGATTCAAGTCCCGCCTTTCTTTTTACTTCTTTTGCTTCTGCTTCAATGTAGCTGAAACAACTCGCTCAAGTGCTTCTACATGCGTTCATAGTCTGAACTGATTACACCACCAGACTCTCGAACTTTACATGCTATACCAATTTGTGCTAGTAACTGACTCGAGCAGTCCCTGCCTTTATTGGGTTTTCATTTACCACTTTGAAAAAGCTCTGGTAAAACGAGTTATAAACCTTGACCTAGGGTCCAGTATTACGTACAAATATATGGCTTCTTAGTTAGACAGGGCCTTTTTATAGGAGAGGGGTGTATATATGCCTACGGCAGTTAATACTCTTTATCGTCCACGTGAAATTACACTATCGGAAGCTTGGTTCACTGCCAAGTAATAGATCCAACCCTTTAACCTGATTAGTAGGCAAGACGCAACTAAAGCCACCCGCGACAGGGCTTACGCATGTAAACTTCTTCTGCACGGTTTGGGCCAGGCTTTCTGACACGCGTCGGCTCATTATTGAGGTTCTGAGTCGTGCATGCAGAACTCCGACGGAGGAACTCGACGTCCCAAGGCTTGGCAAAAATAAATTTCTAGGGGCTTCCGTCGGAGTTTGATAATCTCGATTCGCCCCTGCCCCACTTACCCGATGCAGCCATAATGCGGCATAAACAGGTGAGATGGCCAGGTACATCGTGGTCACCAGTGAGAACACGGTACAAGCCATTTGCGCCCCACAGAATGGCCCGTGCCCATAGTAACAACAGTATTGACAAATACGGAGGAAAGAAAACGGTTTATTGGTGTTCTGGATTCCTGCCTCGgaaggaacaaaaaaaaaaaaaaaaggaggcCCAGCAGGCAGCCAAGCGAGAGGCAAAAGAAAGGCGACCAAGGAAGGGGTTACCCATGAAAAACGATTCCCCAGAATGCAGTTTACTACTCTACCACGTTAGAACCTCGAAACGACAAAACTCACCGCTGAGAAGAGTTTGCCGGATAAGGTAGGCAAATATTCAAAAAGAGTAGATCAGAGTGCGTAAATACCCCCTGTGGTGTCAAATTTATGTAGGTCCCACCCCATTGAGCAAGCCCTCCCGAGTTACCAGATCTCGAAGCCCAAAATGTCGAGTAACATGGCCACATTGAGGGTATTATTTCTATTCGTAATCTCTATCCAATTCGATTGTAACCATATTGATGGTTGCATCTTCATCATTTCTGGTCCTGTCCACGCCTGCCTCATCATAATTTACGTCGCATTGTGGCCGATTAGTTATGCACTTGTGCACCGATAGTACAGCACTGCTTTTTGGAACTCGAAACTGAGCTCGGCGCAACGACGGCCCTGATTTTTCAAACTCAAATCTTATTTATGGCGGTGTACAGGTATCACATCAAGAAAGCAGCAATGCAATCATAATGGTTGGTGCAAAGCGGAACTTGCCACGCTTTGCAGGGCATGTGAAAGGGGATACAATCGCAAAATCAGCCCAGCCCTGCCCAGCTTAGTGGTTTGAATAAGGGGGGCGGAGTTTCAAGGTATAGTTGACGCGTCCATTTGCCATGCAAGGAATCCGGCTTAACTTACTTTGGGTGTTGATTCAATGGCAGTGGCAACGGCCACGCCGGATGGCTTTGAAATCGGTGGGATCCAACCACCCGAAACTGCCAAGTTGGTGAAGCTCGTACATTTACCGGCGCTATTTGTCGTTGTTTCTACGTCTTGAACGATGTGCGGTACCGGAACTAGGTCTCCGAGCTCTGTCGCATGTACAGTAGAGTTGCCGCTTGATAAAGCGGCCAACGCATTTGGAATCAACTTGGGGGCTCTCGCCGCCAAGATGCAATGGGCAGTGTCCTGGATGAACTCCTCCGCACCGCCAGGATAAAATTGCCCAGCCGATCGATCTCCTCTAGTAGAGGAATTTATGTCATTTATCTTCGATAGACAATTGTATGGCACCCATACGTTGAACAAACAGTGGCTTAGCCTCTCACATTAGAGCTCTCCAACCTACAGCCGCGGATGCTGATAGCCACCGTGATGAACTGTCACGTTATGAGATTCATTGGTAACTAAGCAGCTTTCAGTACTGTCAGATCAGCGTTTCAACACCATATTGTAAGATTGTCGTATCAACTTTGCAACGACTATCGTCGTGTTATGGTGGCATTACGTCGATCTCTGTTGACTCATTAGTCGAAAGTCAGCTAAAATTGACAACACTTGGCGTTTGAGAGCCAGCCCGGGCTCATAACCTGTCAAAATGATACAGATTATGGAGAGTTAATTGGCCTTGTCTGTTAATCGATGGCCGGACTGGCGATGCTCACTCAGCAATATAAAGCAAGAGTATCCCTATTAGAATCTTTTTCACGGAACGCAAATCGTGACGAACAGCAACAAGTCTATGCGAAAGATGTACGAGATGAGCAATAACAGCTTTACACCCATTCAAATGGCGGGCATGCCGCTACTCCAACGCCGTTTGCTGGTAGCCGCTCTTAATATTGGTACAATAGTCTACCTTTTGTGGACCACATTCACCATGTTCAGACCAGGCGGCATCACCTTGCTGGAGGCTTTCATCTTGTTCtgcgcctccatctccactCCTCCCCATGTCATATACTTCTGGAACTGCATCATCGGTTTATGCGTTGATGCTTTTGGCAACCCAGAAAAGTCCATCTACCCCTACTTTGACGCCAAAGGTCCCCTCCCAGAAATTACCTCCCAAACAGCCCTCGTTATCTGCCTGTGTAATGAAGACCCGGCCCCGATCCTCAGCCGCCTCCACGCTATGCGTCAAAGCCTGCTCCAAACCGGGCGCCTTGAGTACTTTCGCTTCATCATTCTCAGCGACACCAGCCGTCCGGATGTAATGGAGATGGAAGATAAAGGGTTCGCCGACCTTGCAAAAAGCCTCGGCGTGGGCATGTCGCGAGCGCCCCTGTACCGGCGCCGCATCAAGAATACGGGCTACAAGGCTGGGAACATCAAGGACTATGTGGATAACCACTCGGAAGGCGACGACTTGTTCGTTACGCTCGACTCGGACAGCGCCATGGGTGGAGACGTGCTGGTTCGTCTGGTCTCCAGCATGGAGAAACACGCGCAAATTGGCTTGCTGCAAACCCAATTCGCCGGCATGCCAGCCGTCAGCACCTTTACCCGTCTCTGGCAGTTTGGCCTGCGCCACAGCGTGCCTGTCCAAAACGTGGGGAGCAACTGGTGGGTCAGCGACTGTGCGTTTTACTGGGGCCACAACGCCATTATCCGCACCAGGGCCTTCCACAAGCACTGCATGCTCCCCGTTCTTGCTGGAAAGCCGCCGCTGGGCGGACACATCCTCAGCCACGACGTCATGGAAGGCATCTTCATGCGCCGCGCCGGGTATGAAGTCCGCATGATCCCCTTGGA from Metarhizium brunneum chromosome 2, complete sequence includes these protein-coding regions:
- the opgH gene encoding Glucans biosynthesis glucosyltransferase H, which produces MFRPGGITLLEAFILFCASISTPPHVIYFWNCIIGLCVDAFGNPEKSIYPYFDAKGPLPEITSQTALVICLCNEDPAPILSRLHAMRQSLLQTGRLEYFRFIILSDTSRPDVMEMEDKGFADLAKSLGVGMSRAPLYRRRIKNTGYKAGNIKDYVDNHSEGDDLFVTLDSDSAMGGDVLVRLVSSMEKHAQIGLLQTQFAGMPAVSTFTRLWQFGLRHSVPVQNVGSNWWVSDCAFYWGHNAIIRTRAFHKHCMLPVLAGKPPLGGHILSHDVMEGIFMRRAGYEVRMIPLETESYETNPPTLLDFLRREHRWCQGTMQYWFLLKEPGLKSVSRFQVCQILASYLGPAFGLLWSLAGIANGMLGGYAATQFEYRFVAHLIMIGIWLLPKIACICASFDRYGSGFRYAVSLLLEIILMQLIWHVVSVAITVFFFGLVSGKSIRWDGQNRDRLGLGWRESFRVLWPQTLVGFGIAGLLALEDNVTWLWALPFVTGLCLATPFAVITASPRLSQIITRLRLFLAPEEAKLPPLLSVLVAPEIIYAFKAAATRRLGSKAILEKN
- the THES gene encoding Thermophilic serine proteinase encodes the protein MIRLSLPTLAWLTITAVAGTKAPSTSSVHDYIVECESSVCVEQLANNVQEKGGQVRHKFNSDVFHGVSVQLESISTAEQTMAELEELEGIRGVWPVQASTPAVKVGQENQKLGAAGNLHSGDTQRHGAGKRAADDLWPHLMTHVDKLHKKGFSGQGIKIAVVDTGIDYTHPALGGCFGKGCRVAFGDNFSKDGEKGDPMDCYGHGTEVAGVLAGYSRDQGFVGAAPNATLMAYRVLDCSAEGTEDDMMAGWLKAYEDRAQIIVSSTGIQGSGWAQGPLAMVASRIAARGVTCVGGLGNMQEQGLFYAMAPATGDGVVSVNSVASDYTVPYLSAYGPTWDLGIKPNVIAPGQGIWVTEKHGRYTYTSGTSYATPLVGGIAALVAEARGGSFNGVLINNLLMSTAKPQRDNGAFMSVAQQGGGLVDAWEAAHATTLVEPAGLEFNDTEHRVPISLKITNTAKSEVSYELSHLAATTLYTFSPGGTKPGQGEHAQATADIKLSLRSFTLGPGQSATVDVSAEEPLGLDASRLPLWSGWVAITGSDGTNLTAPYLGLSGSLRSATSLHPNTLRVRWADPNNVTPLDKNASVVFLDPPSGQRPGSPASIGELTQIFSGNLFFRLSLLASPQVLMDIVPLDLCPLGTDTSTVQGPPDLSMNCVPSSMVKDSRGLKSIGQVAGFPRYYASRNAVGVEGEWDGAYAKGQYAPPGRYKIVARALAVFGDASNPSDWQLTESPAVFILYLHNYIPVAQPTPEQA